Proteins encoded by one window of Rutidosis leptorrhynchoides isolate AG116_Rl617_1_P2 chromosome 7, CSIRO_AGI_Rlap_v1, whole genome shotgun sequence:
- the LOC139857835 gene encoding uncharacterized protein has translation MNTFLKDLPTLTALIAGETLILYLAVSKEAVSSVFVAERGDAQMPIYFVSKALSGSELNYLLIEKLVYALVVTAQRLTKLVIELGEHEIAYCARSAIKGHVMADYLAETAADMPVIYDPEQLPAPPPELWELYTDGAVSSEGAGAGLILIGPHREEHTYALRFNFKVTNNEAEYKALLAGMRIARELGVKKLHAYVDSQLVANQINGTFETNDKFIQSYLALVHSLADTFIDFRISQILKNQNKQADVLNKLAALIFNHLKRRY, from the exons atgaatacattcCTCAAAGACCTCCCGACGTTAACAGCGCTAATAGCAGGCGAAACTCTGATACTCTACCTTGCAGTGTCTAAAGAAGCTGTTAGTTCCGTCTTTGTAGCCGAACGGGGAGATGCCCAAATGCCAATATACTTTGTCAGCAAGGCATTATCAGGGAGCGAGTTAAACTATCTCCTCATAGAAAAGCTCGTGTACGCGCTTGTTGTCACTGCTC AGAGATTGACCAAATTGGTGATAGAGTTAGGCGAGCATGAAATCGCATACTGCGCTAGAAGCGCCATTAAGGGGCATGTGATGGCCgattatctggctgaaacagcCGCTGATATGCCAGTAATCTACGATCCAGAACAACTACCCGCGCCTCCTCCCGAACTATGGGAACTCTATACCGACGGCGCAGTAAGCTCTGAGGGCGCGGGAGCAGGTCTAATCCTCATAGGTCCGCATCGAGAAGAGCACACTTACGCGCTACGGTTTAACTTTAAAGTGACAAACAACGAGGCAGAATACAAAGCGCTGTTGGCTGGAATGCGCATAGCCCGAGAGTTGGGAGTAAAAAAGCTACATGCCTATGTAGATTCACAATTAGTCGCTAATCAGATAAATGGCACGTTCGAAACCAATGACAAATTCATACAATCATACTTGGCTCTGGTCCACTCTCTGGCCGATACATTTATCGATTTCAGGATCAGTCAAATCCTCAAGAATCAAAACAAACAAGCGGATGTACTCAATAAGCTAGCAGCTCTCATCTTCAACCATCTAAAAAGAAGATATTAG